Within Desulfovibrio legallii, the genomic segment TGCGCCAGAGCAGACGCCCCTTGTGGGTCGGCGCGAGAATGCGCAGGGTCCACTTGAGCATGGGATTGCCCGAGGTCTGGGCGCGGGTCAGGTCGACCCGGTCGACATTGACCTGGTATTTGCCGTCGGGGACGGCCTCGAACTCGCGTTCCTCGACTTCGGCGGTTTCGAAGGCGTCGTCGAACTGCGCCAGGTCGAGGTTGCTGTTGGATTGGTTTTCATAGTTTTCCATGGTCGGATCTCCTTACTGTTGGGGTTTCGCCGCCGCACTCGCGGTCGGCTCCGGCTTCGGCCGGGCGGCACTCGCCGCAGCTCCGGCTGCCGTGTTGTTGAACGCTTTCATGAAGCTCGGAAAATCGAGGGGGATGACTTCGGGGAGTCGGCCGGTGCGGTCACCGGCGTCGTAGTTGGGACTGGGCTTGGTGCGCATCACGCGCTGCCAGACCGGCTTGCCGTCCTCGCCGGTTTTCATGTCCAGGTCGCAGAACAGGATCAGGTCCACCAGGCCGGTGACCAGTTTCCGCGCCTTCTCCGGCAGCGTCGGCACGATGCGGGTGTGCTTGCCGGTCCGGGTCTCGATGTCCCGCTCCTGGGAGTGGGAGATCAGGATCAGCCCATAGGGCAGGAAGGCGAGCTTATTGATGACGCGCTGGAACTCGTTGTTGATCAGCGCGTAGCCCTTGCCGTAGCCCAGGTCGGACTCGTGTTCGATCTTGAATTTCTTGCAGACGTAGTCCGAGCACATCTTGTAGGCGTTATCCACCGTGTCGACGACGATGGTCTTGAACTCGTGCTTGCCCTCGGCGATTTCGGCGCAGGCCTGCAGGAGGTCGTCCCAGCAGGTGATCGGGGTCTGGAACACCTCCAGGGCGTTCAGGCCCGGCTCGGTCGCCAGGAACAGTGCGTCATCGGCCTTGGAGCACCAGGTGCTCTTGCCGATCTTGCTCGGGCCGTACACTAGGGCGGTGAGGTCCGAGAGCGTGTGTTTAGGTTTGCTTTTGGTCTTGGGAAGCATGGCTTCGTCTCCTTATGGTTGGGATTTAAAACACCGGAGCGGCGTCTTCACCGGCTCCGTCCCGCAGCTCTTCGTGCGGGGCGATCCGTTGGAAATGGTTTTCGATGACGTTGGGGTTGCCGCCCGAGCGGCAGAGCTGGAAGTAGGCGCAGGGCCTTCCGTACTGGAAGCAGTAGCTGGTGTTTCGATAGAAGGTGTCGCGCCGACGGGCGTCGAGCATGGCCTTGGAGAGTTCCCACAGCTCCGCCCGCAGTTCCTCGAACTGGTCGCGGGAGATGTAGAGCACCTCGCGATGGAACATGCCCGGCTCGAGGTACTTCTCCTGAAGCCGCTGCTGGAAGGTGTCGTCGTCCTCGGGCAACTTGCGCTTGGCGCTGCTCTTGCCGGTTTTCGACTTGGCGATCAGCTCCGCCCGGCGGGCCTCGAATTCGGCCTCGGTCTCACCCTTGCCCTGGCGCAGCTTGGCCTTGACCAGGACGTTGTAGATGATGCCGTTGACCGTGATGCCGAGGGTCTGCTCCAGGTACCAGGCGTAGAGGATGATCTGGAAATCGGTCCACAGCCGCTCCAGGTAGCTGGCGTCGATCTGCGAGGCGGTCTTGTGTTCCAGCAGGAAATACTGGCCATCCTGACGGACGATGCCGTCCACCTTTCCGGCGAGAATGAAACTGCGCGAGGTCGCGCCGGTCGCCGGGTTGACGATGGGACCTTCGAAGGTCTTTTCGAGCGCGACGACCTCGAACTCTTCGGCCGGGTAGTGTTCCGCATAGGCGCTCATCATGGCTCGGGCGAGATGCCAGTCGGCCTGTTGATGATCGTCCTGCGCCCGGTTCGGATAGGTCCGGTCGATGTGGTCGAGGACCTTGGCCAGATCCCGCTCGCCGTGCCAGCACTCCAGGCAATCGTGAATGACCGCGCCGAAGGCCAGATTGGGATCGCGCTCGAGCGGCACCAGCTCATCGATGTAGCGCCACTTGCAGGCCATGCGGCAGTTGCGGAACAGCCGCCACATGGAATAGGTGGTGGTCATCAGCTCGCTCATACCGCCACCCCCGCTGTAGCGGCGGCAGGCGCTGCGCGATGCTTGGAGGCACAGGCGCAACCCGACGGCTGGGATCGTTCGATCAGGACCGAGCGTTCGCCGTATTCCTTGGTGGCGAAGCCGGTGAAGATGCGGGCGAGGTCGCTGCCGACATCGGTGGAGGCGTCGATCACGCAAGTGCGTCGGGCCTTGTCCAGATTGAACCGGCTCTCCATCCGCACACGGGAACGGCCATGCAGGCTTTCGACGGCCAGCATCGCCAGCATGAAAGTGTCTTCCAGTTCCTGGGCCGGGACCGACTCGTCAAAACGGTACTTGTAGGTGTCGTGAGTCATGGTTGAACTCCTCTTTTGTTCAGGTTCTGATTTCCGAGGCCCCGGATAGCCGCACCATGCGGCACGGTGCTTACTTACCGGAGCCGGGGCTGATGCGTCGGAGATCACAGGTAGTCGGTCAGGCCAGCCTCGCTGAAAGCCTCCCGCAGCTTGCTCAGCCGGTCGTAGAGGGTGGTTCTGGGGATGCCCATCTCCCGGGCGATTTCGGCCATGGTGCTGTCGTGCAGGCGCACGCACAGATCCCGGAGCTCTTCCGGCAGCGAGGTGATGGCCCGGTCGAGATCCATGCGGATCTCATGGGCGAGACGCTCCCTTGTCTCGCGGGTGCCGCTTCCCAGAGAGCCTTCGCTGTCCAGGAAGTCGATCCGCTCGGTGGTGTCGCCTTCACCGTTGTCGAGGGGTTCGTTGAGTGAGGTTTGGCAGAGCCGCCAGTCCCGGCATTGGGCGAACCGGGCCTCCAGAATGGTGGAGATGTGACGTTCGACGATCCGGGCCATGAAGGTGGTCTTCTTGGCCTTGGCGGGATTGAAATGCCGCATCCGCTGCAGCAGATCGATCATCAGTTCCTGTTCGAGGTCGGGTCTGTCGTCCTCGGTGAATCCGGCTTTGCCTACGAGCTGACGTGCTTTGTGCCGAATGAGGTCGGCGGCATACTTGTCGATGCCGTCGTAAGAATTCTGTGAAACCATCGGGGCCTCCTCGGAGCGAGGAGGAGGTCCGCGTGGGTGTCGGCACGGGCCAGATCACAGGACAAAGCTGTCGCGTGGGCGAAGGGGTCGCAGGTACGCCGCCAATTGCCGTATTCGGCTCGGCGACACCCACAACAGCCTCCGCCATGCGTCCAGCTTGTTGTCCAGTGTCTAAGGGTTCAGGTCGTTACGTGTTCAGGCTGCCCGTTCCTCGATGCGCATCAGGAACGGGAGACCGTGCTTGATCTCGAGCAGGCAGACTTTTCCGCTGCCCATCTGCGCGAGGTGCTCCAGCAGCGCCACGACCTCTTGCTTGAGGATGAAGTCATCCTGGTCGCGCTCGGGCCGGGGACCACTCTGTCCGCCCAGCTTGATCTCGCGCTCGATGACCGTGTCAGGGGTGAGTTCCGGCTCGCCGTCGCGGACCGGAATGTTGGTGATGCGGCCGAAGTTGATGTCCTGCATCAGCTCGATGAGTCGCCGCTTCGGTGGGGTGAGATGTGCTTTACTTGTCTGGTTCATGCCGAACCTCCTTCATTTGTGGACCGACCGGGAGACAGGTCCGGCATGAATTTCCCGGGTGGCGGTCGTGAACTCTTTGTGTTCACCAGACCTGTCACCCTGCTTTGGCGAATTTTCGTTGCGACCCCGAAAAACGCCTTGGTTCAAGGAGGAGGTAAGCCCGTAAGGCTCTGATTGGGGGTGGGTTTACAGAGGAAAACTTTTTTAACTTTTTTTGCCCGACCCCGGTGAAATTTCACCGGGCGGGCCTCCAAGACGCAAAAAGCCCCGATCCAGAATCCTGAATCGGGGCTTTAGATTTGTCGGGCTATAAAGGGGGTCAGTAGACCTCGGCACCTTCCGGGAGGATGCGGAACTTACACCGGTAAGTCTTTGTGTCCTTGACCCATTCGATGGGATCGTCATCGAG encodes:
- a CDS encoding PD-(D/E)XK nuclease family protein; the encoded protein is MSELMTTTYSMWRLFRNCRMACKWRYIDELVPLERDPNLAFGAVIHDCLECWHGERDLAKVLDHIDRTYPNRAQDDHQQADWHLARAMMSAYAEHYPAEEFEVVALEKTFEGPIVNPATGATSRSFILAGKVDGIVRQDGQYFLLEHKTASQIDASYLERLWTDFQIILYAWYLEQTLGITVNGIIYNVLVKAKLRQGKGETEAEFEARRAELIAKSKTGKSSAKRKLPEDDDTFQQRLQEKYLEPGMFHREVLYISRDQFEELRAELWELSKAMLDARRRDTFYRNTSYCFQYGRPCAYFQLCRSGGNPNVIENHFQRIAPHEELRDGAGEDAAPVF
- a CDS encoding ATP-binding protein, with product MLPKTKSKPKHTLSDLTALVYGPSKIGKSTWCSKADDALFLATEPGLNALEVFQTPITCWDDLLQACAEIAEGKHEFKTIVVDTVDNAYKMCSDYVCKKFKIEHESDLGYGKGYALINNEFQRVINKLAFLPYGLILISHSQERDIETRTGKHTRIVPTLPEKARKLVTGLVDLILFCDLDMKTGEDGKPVWQRVMRTKPSPNYDAGDRTGRLPEVIPLDFPSFMKAFNNTAAGAAASAARPKPEPTASAAAKPQQ
- a CDS encoding sigma-70 family RNA polymerase sigma factor, with the translated sequence MVSQNSYDGIDKYAADLIRHKARQLVGKAGFTEDDRPDLEQELMIDLLQRMRHFNPAKAKKTTFMARIVERHISTILEARFAQCRDWRLCQTSLNEPLDNGEGDTTERIDFLDSEGSLGSGTRETRERLAHEIRMDLDRAITSLPEELRDLCVRLHDSTMAEIAREMGIPRTTLYDRLSKLREAFSEAGLTDYL